cactggagcctagtgggctacagtccaaggccatgcggttgcaaagattCTGACATGACTTACCAGCTGAGTACACGTGCGTGAGTAGAGTGGCTGACTGTAGGGAGGCCACAGTGGAAGCAGAGGGGCCAGTGGGACTACCGTAGAGGTCCAGGTGGCAGGTGATGTCTTGGACGAGGTGGCAGTGTTAAAGCTGAGAAGCAGATGAAGCCAGACTGTGATTTGAAGGTCTAGCTGACAGGTCTTGCTGATCCAGATGATTTGAGGAAGAAGGGGTAGGGGGAAGGAATCAAGGCCACGCTGACTCCAAATTTTGGGGTCTGATCAGCTAAGTGGGTAATGGGACTGATGACATTTTATTCGGGAATACAAGAAAAATGTTACTGTCTTCACTGTCTTTTATATGTTCTTCAGGCATGAAGTCATCAACATCAACCTGAAAAATAAGCCTGAGTGGTTTTTCAAGAAGAATCCCTTAGGCCTAGTGCCGGTTCTGGAAACCAGTCTGGGTCAGTTGATCTATGAATCTACCATCACTTGTGAGTACCTGGATGAAGCATATCCAGAGAAGAAGCTGTTGCCAGGCGACCCCTATGAGAAGGCTTGCCAAAAGATGGTCTTTGAGTCCTTTTCTAAAGTGCATGTTTAAGAAATTTCAGCTCCTgtttaaaatgtctttgtttttaaagctGAATCAGTGCTGTCACTCTTGGTTCAGTGATTTGGGAGGGAAAGAAACAGGATTATGCTCTTGCCGGCTCTGACATGTCCTATGCGCCCTTTCATGATCTGAATCCTATTTACTTTCCTAACACTTTATATTCTTGTCATGCTGAAATTTTTCCCAGACTTGCTACCTTCTTCTCTAGTCTTTCTAGAAGACTCTTCCCCCTTCTCACCTTGCCTGGTTGTCTCAGGTTCTCTTTTGTGCAGTCTGCACTCCTGTATGAGTGGAACCATAGAGGCTAAGGGCTGACTATCCTGTGCCGATTTATATAAGGGGTTTGAGCATTTAGATTTTCCTATCCGAGGGCGGGGTGTCCTGGAAcccaacccccacctccacccccaccttgcCACCCCCAGCAAACACTAAGGAACCACTGTACCTGTCCAGAGACTGCTGTCTTCCAGAAGCTTGTTAGTGCCCAGCTCTGTTCCCACATGTGCTAACTTTCCTCCGTGGGGACTGCTGCCTTCTTGTATGTAAGTTGTATGCCTGTGTGTTGTACCAGGGCTGTGAGCTTCTGAGGATGAGAGCCGTGTTTCCTAGGCTCACTGCATAGGCTTGTCACCAGCCCTGCCACTTCTTAGCTGTGTGACTCTAAGCAAGTTACTTATTATTTACTTCTGTACCTCAGCTCATGtataaaatgagtataataagGGTTCCTGTGCCactgaaaaaaatcagttaatataGAACACCTGAAGTCCGATACATGGTAAATACTCAGTGTTAGCTCTTGTTCTTCTAGCCACAGTGTTTATCTGTGAGCATCTGCTGTGTGTTGGCAACAGCTCCTTATGGGCTGAGTAATGGCATTCCTGTAGAAGTACTTTCTGTGTTTGAATTAGCATTAGTATTAGTTCAAACAAttagtattaaaaaagaaatgaccaACAGTGGACCATGTGAATAGCCACATCAGGTTATATCTATATAATATCTATAGAATTCTGATAGTTCATCAGGATATATGTCAACATAATAGGAAACATGTCGTCTCTAGGGAAAGAAatggtaaaaaaatatatatatatatctagaaAGTGAGACTTGTAGGAAGAACATATTGTTTAAGGAAACACTGAAAAGGGAAAAACcagtggggaaggaagagggagtcTGGCTTAGCAGAATGAAAGTGATTGCCACTGTCAAAGATGATAGACAGGGAATATGGTGTTTACAAGACAGATATTGGAGAATTAAAGAATCGTAATACTGAGATTCCTTGTAGTCTAGAAAGAAAAGGAGCTAACAGCAGGAGATGCCCACCGTTTCTTCCCTGCTCACACTCAGAGAAGAGGTTGGCTTAAGTACCACATGACCCCATCCTCCTGACCACAGCTCAGCAAGCCAGAAATGCCCCAGCTGTACCCCAGaccaataatttttttcctgaaaacttgGGAATGAGACGCAAACTAAGACAATAAAGATATTGAGGTTTTGGAGCTGTATGTTTATATCATTGGAGACTTAACAACCCAAAGACACACAATAAACGAATTTTTAGGAAAGCAGAGGTTAAGAACATTGCAAAGGGAATTGACATTTGGCAAACAATATGAAGCAGACATTCAAGGAGAAGCAGAGATGAAAGACCATCTAGACCCAGATGGAAATGTGGAAGGAGTGGCTGCCTGCAAACCTTCAGTTCCAATGAAGGCAAGCTGTACCAACATGGACAGGCTTTCTGGACATTCTCCTGTACTGTTACAAGGGCTTGCTTACTTACACTGGGACAAGTGGATTTCTGTCTCTTGCAGTGAGACAGTACCAAAGACAGCATTAAAACACAAACACCTCCACCATAAGCATTAAAGCATCTGCTGCTACACCTGTCAAGTCTTCAGGTTGTCAACCACTTTGAGCTGTCTTCTCATGCTTGTCCCAAGGTAGAGATCAGGAAAATCTCCTTCCCAGCTTTCTTTGCAGCTGGTGCCAAGGCCTGGGACCTAGGCTCTTCctctcacatgcacacatggTAGGGTTCAGTTCAGAAATGAGACATGTGGAGAAGTAGGCATGGGGTGGGGCACTGGTTCTGCTGATGAGAGTGGCTGGTGGCAGAGCTCCTGGCTTTCAGGAGCTGGGATGACTGCAAGATTCAATTCCAGCCTGGCATCACTAACCTTATAGTCCAGCATCTGGCAGGGGCACAAACCGTAGCGTTGAGTGCTCAGTTCACTGGTGGCAAAGAGTGTTTCCCATCAGGTCAGTTTCGAGCATGATTTTGGAATGGTCCAGTTCAGTTCCAGACCTGTTTGTTCAGCCTCTCAACAATTCAATGAGCAACAATTCTATCAGTGTCCTTTTAAGATATGTTTGACTCAAACTCAACAAGAAGCCTTCTCCTAATCACTCCTTATACGATCTTGACTCTTACAGCATCTTAGGCCACAAAACTGTTTTTAAGATCAGTACCCGACCTCTCTGAGTACACAAACTAAAGTTTCTAGAACACCTTGATTCTGGGACTATAAGGGTTCTGTGGGGCTTTTATATGAAGGGGCTGATATAGTTAGCTTCACACTGATAAACTAAGAAATTTTTCTCTGTCTAGGTACCATCTTTGATGGTAAGCTTTCTTAGAAAGCAAAATAAGGAAGATTGCTGTGGCCTAAAAGAAGAACTGCATAAAGAATTCAGCAAGCTGGAGGAGGTAATCAACCCCTTCTTGATTTTATGGGAGTAATACAtggtatctatttttttcttctatttttttttttcatattcccatctccaaaatcactttaaGGTAATTAGTGATAACAccaaaaaggaaattttagttTACAACAGATAGCTATAAGCTGTTGTGTTTAGGATATAAATGAAAACACCTAAAAATGTTTTGTCATGGACTTgcttttagaacattttattgCATTGACATTAAAATATCAAGGAAAAATGTCACCCGCATTTCCAAATTTTTCTATGCTTGttctatctatatttttaaacattaaccTAACCGTAATCAGAGCATAAatcatttgtgttcttttttctacttaatattatataataaacatTCCCCGCCACAAAGAGATGCCATGAATTAGACACTTGGGGAAGCCCAGATATGGTTTACCTGCTTTGCAGGAGAGCTGCCATTTGGACTTTTACACAAGAATTCCTCTTCCATTCACACTGAGCATTAGGTTTTTACTGAGGGAAGACACAGTTCCTGTTTCATATGGAAATGCAGGCTTTTATCAGTAAGTATGAATTTTGCTGCAGATTATTtcagaaaccttttttttttttttccattaggaAAGTTctattactctctctctctctagtcactaagttgtgtccaactcttgctacccaatggactgtagcctgctggactcctctgtccatgggattctccaggcaagactactcgagtgggttgccatttccttctccaggggattttcccaacccagggatcaaacccgggtctcctgcactgcaggcagattctttaccaactgagcctcgaagtttgctgttttttttaaagctgtgaaTGAGTGTTCGATTTTATTGAATGCTTTGTCTGTTTCTATTACATCTTTTCAAATGTTCATAAAAAATGTTTCCCTTTAAACTGAAGAGTATAGTATAACTAACAGATTTTTCTGGTGTTGAACCATGCTAGCATTACTGGGATAAAACCTAATTGTTTTACATGGTTTTCatatatattctaaaattagttaatatttaaagaacatttgtatatttgtttatatagtaGATTACTTTGTTATAATAGTATCTTTATTTGGTTTTTTATATCAAGGATATTCtcacctcataaaatgagttgttaCTTTCTCTGGATGTCTAGGCTCTGAAACCATTTGATATGTTTTGGctatttctgtaaaatatttgAGTCTGGTGTCTTTTATGTGGGTAGAGTTCAATTTTTAATGGTAATTAATTTGCAGGGGTgttgtattttttcttaaatcaattttggtaatttctatttttactgaaaattgtccatttcatctaagttttcGTATATGTGGACATGAAGATGATCatgtttcctgatttcaaaaaaaatctatgtacaACTATAGTTGGCCCTGAACAATGTGGAGGCTGAGGGTGCTGACCTTTTGAGCAGTAGAAAATCCATACACTTCCTGCTAAATTTGGGGTTAGTTGGGAGGCGTATAAGTTTCTTCCCATCTGTGCTTATAGACTCCCAGTTAAAGACTCATGCTTTGAAATGAGTATGATCATTTCCATGTTTCAGGCTGCTGAGAGGTTATTTCCTTCTGACTGAAACTATAATACTTACTTTATTATGCACAATATAATTACCAGTCACTACAGTTTTAAGGACAGCTCCAAACAATATTGATTCATTGTACCATTCTGAGTACCTAATAATTCAAGGTACTCTGCTGAACAGTATGGGAGGTAGAAAGTGATAGACAGTTCATACTATGCAGATGGTTAATTTGGTGGTAGACCAAAAACATATTCAGGTAGATATAAAGAACCTGTTTACAATGCAGAATATTATAAGGGCCCTGAAAAAACCTATGGATATCTTATAAATGGCAGAAAAGTTTGGTGTTAATTAGCTAGATAATAATCTCAGTTCTTCTCTTTGTAAAACCGTAATACCAATTCACCTTCTTAAATTTCAGGCATACACTTTGGTGCTTGGTTTTCAAAGAATTGTACTTGGCATCTGTTTAATAATTAATCTAGTTATTTCCAATATATTTAAGTAAACTTTTCTACTGAAGTATTACATGCAGAGATTTACCCAAAGCATAAGAGTATAGCTTGATGAATTTATAAAGTAAACACAACCATGAAACTGGCACCCGTATCAAGAAAGAGAGTATTAGTTTTGAATGCTTTTTGtacttcatacaaatggaatcataatatTCACTCTTTGGGGTCTGACTTCTTTCATATAATATCAAGTTTCTGAAGTCCATCTATAGTGTGTGTAGTTAGTTCATTCCTAAACTTTGCATAGTGTTCCAGTGTATGACTGCTGctcaatttattcattttagtcCTGATGGACTGTAAACATTTCCGCTTTGGGGTTAtaaaatagtgctgtgatgaacattcttACACCTATGTTTTAGTGACTATATGTTCACattttcaaaaagtagaattacTGGGTTATAGAATATGCATGCACTCAGCTTTAGTagacaatgttaaaaaaaaatggctaaaCCAATTTATACTCCTGTCAGCAGTGGGTCCACAGAGTTACTAACTTCATCTTGTTCCTTTTAGCCTTTCTGATGAATGTGAAGTggtagaacattttcattttaccttGCATTTCCTGAATGACTCATGTAGCTGAGCactttttcaaataattattgaCCATTTGGAACTTCTCATTTGTGAAATTCAAGTCTTGCCCAATGTTCTGATGAATTGTTTGCCTCTTTCTTATTGATTCCCAGgagttctttctatattctgAATACCAGTCCTTTGTTGGGTATGTGTATTGCAAAGATCTTGTATTCTGTGGCTTGTTTTACTTTATTCCCCTTTCCAGTAAAATAGACTGTTTTGCATTATCCCAAACCAAGAGATTCTAAAGCTTAAGCTAATCAGACAAACCCCAACTTGACTATGTCAGGGCAAAAGTTGCTACTGTCACTTACTTGACTTGCCTTACCAGATGCAGAAATAAGAAGTATTCTTATGCTGTTTAATGTTCAGGTTCTGACTAATAAGAAGACAACCTTCTTTGGTGGCAATTCTCTTTCTATGATTGATTACCTCATCTGGCCCTGGTTTGAATGGCTAGAAGCCTTGGAGTTAAATGAGTaagacatttgaatttttttgcATAATTTAAGATAATGATAACTGGAATTGTATATACTAACCTTTTAATGGACAAAATTAATGTATCTCATCAAGTAGATTAATGGGAGCAACCAACAGAAGGATACTTTGACTTTCCAGGGCATGTCCTATA
The Budorcas taxicolor isolate Tak-1 chromosome 23, Takin1.1, whole genome shotgun sequence genome window above contains:
- the LOC128067834 gene encoding LOW QUALITY PROTEIN: glutathione S-transferase omega-1-like (The sequence of the model RefSeq protein was modified relative to this genomic sequence to represent the inferred CDS: substituted 1 base at 1 genomic stop codon) — encoded protein: MRFCPXAKRTLLVLRARGIRHEVININLKNKPEWFFKKNPLGLVPVLETSLGQLIYESTITCEYLDEAYPEKKLLPGDPYEKACQKMVFESFSKVPSLMVSFLRKQNKEDCCGLKEELHKEFSKLEEVLTNKKTTFFGGNSLSMIDYLIWPWFEWLEALELNEYVDHTPNLKLWMASMKNDPIVSSLPIDVKTLQGFFNLYLQNSPEACDYGL